One region of Gorilla gorilla gorilla isolate KB3781 chromosome 13, NHGRI_mGorGor1-v2.1_pri, whole genome shotgun sequence genomic DNA includes:
- the TOR1A gene encoding torsin-1A, with protein sequence MASARGGTGSVGLAAAPVRCRRENKQGGAGPGMKLGRAVLGLLLLAPSVVQAVEPISLGLALAGVLTGYIYPRLYCLFAECCGQKRSLSREALQKDLDDKLFGQHLAKKIILNAVFGFINNPKPKKPLTLSLHGWTGTGKNFVSKIIAENIYEGGLNSDYVHLFVATLHFPHASNITLYKDQLQLWIRGNVSACARSIFIFDEMDKMHAGLIDAIKPFLDYYDLVDGVSYQKAMFIFLSNAGAERITDVALDFWRSGKQREDIKLKDIEHALSVSVFNNKNSGFWHSSLIDRNLIDYFVPFLPLEYKHLKMCIRVEMQSRGYEIDEDIVSRVAEEMTFFPKEERVFSDKGCKTVFTKLDYYYDD encoded by the exons ATGGCCTCCGCGAGAGGAGGAACCGGAAGCGTGGGTCTGGCGGCGGCACCGGTTCGCTGTCGGCGCGAGAACAAGCAGGGTGGCGCGGGTCCGGGCATGAAGCTGGGCCGGGCCGTGCTGGGCCTGCTGCTGCTGGCGCCGTCCGTGGTGCAGGCGGTGGAGCCCATCAGTCTGGGACTGGCCCTGGCCGGCGTCCTCACCGGCTACATCTACCCGCGTCTCTACTGCCTCTTCGCCGAGTGCTGCGGGCAGAAGCGGAGCCTTAGCCGGGAGG CACTGCAGAAGGATCTGGACGACAAGCTCTTTGGACAGCATCTTGCAAAGAAAATCATCTTAAATGCTGTGTTTGGTTTCATAAACAACCCAAAGCCCAAGAAACCTCTCACGCTCTCCCTGCACGGGTGGACAGGCACCGGCAAAAATTTCGTCAGCAAGATCATCGCAGAGAATATTTACGAGGGTGGTCTGAACAGTGACTATGTCCACCTGTTTGTGGCCACATTGCACTTTCCACATGCTTCAAACATCACCTTGTACAAG GATCAGTTACAGTTGTGGATTCGAGGCAACGTGAGTGCCTGTGCGAGGTCCAtcttcatatttgatgaaatggaTAAGATGCATGCAGGCCTCATAGATGCCATCAAGCCTTTCCTCGACTATTATGACCTGGTGGATGGGGTCTCCTACCAGAAAGCCATGTTCATATTTCTCAG CAATGCTGGAGCAGAAAGGATCACAGATGTGGCTTTGGATTTCTGGAGGAGTGGAAAGCAGAGGGAAGACATCAAGCTCAAAGACATTGAACACGCCTTGTCTGTGTCGGTTTTCAATAACAAGAACA GTGGCTTCTGGCACAGCAGCTTAATTGACCGGAACCTCATTGATTATTTTGTTCCCTTCCTCCCCCTGGAATACAAACACCTAAAAATGTGTATCCGAGTGGAAATGCAGTCCCGAGGCTATGAAATTGATGAAGACATTGTAAGCAGAGTGGCTGAGGAGATGACATTTTTCCCCAAAGAGGAGAGAGTTTTCTCAGATAAAGGCTGCAAAACGGTGTTCACCAAGTTAGATTATTACTACGATGATTGA